In Mixophyes fleayi isolate aMixFle1 chromosome 11, aMixFle1.hap1, whole genome shotgun sequence, one DNA window encodes the following:
- the LOC142107558 gene encoding claudin-16-like, translating to MGSTSVEVLSLVLGILSFVSFIVCSATDCWRVDAKDPYSSVGLSSRCRGLWSECVYDYMANIWTCDIPVSYLGEHPVVVVVTRALVIVNGFLSVAAVPVLILGMKCTRVGSSVDNRKLRFSRAAGIMLLIGGVSGGAAIFWYAIDTALKYRTEVVLTVPGITYELGYSYWLAVISAGCTCVAASLLIYLDCRRIVIVETKPIRPSRCRTHNNAMTYL from the exons ATGGGCAGCACATCGGTGGAGGTCCTGAGTCTTGTTTTAGGGATCCTCTCCTTTGTATCTTTCATTGTGTGCAGCGCTACAGACTGTTGGAGG GTAGATGCAAAGGATCCTTACTCATCCGTAGGGTTGAGTTCTCGATGCCGCGGCTTGTGGAGTGAGTGCGTGTATGATTACATGGCCAATATTTGGACCTGTGATATTCCTGTCTCCTATCTTGGTGAACATCCAG TGGTTGTCGTGGTGACCCGTGCCTTGGTCATTGTCAATGGATTTCTGAGCGTTGCCGCAGTACCGGTTCTGATTTTGGGGATGAAATGCACCAGAGTTGGCAGCAGCGTGGATAACCGCAAGCTGAGGTTCTCCAGAGCCGCTGGCATAATGCTGCTTATAGGAG GTGTTTCTGGAGGTGCTGCCATCTTCTGGTATGCCATAGATACTGCACTAAAATATAGGACAGAG GTGGTTCTGACAGTCCCAGGAATCACATATGAACTTGGATACTCATACTGGCTTGCTGTTATCTCAGCTGGATGTACCTGTGTTGCAGCTTCACTGCTCATTTACTTGGACTGCAGAAGAATAGTCATTGTGGAGACAAAACCCATCAGACCTTCTCGGTGTAGAACCCACAACAATGCTATGACCTATCTgtga